GGTTTACACAGAGTAGGGCATATTGAAGGAATGACATATTAATCAGCCAATCAGGGAGAAGATATCATGAGGTTCATCCCTCTCCTACACCTATCCTTGCAGGCCAAGACTAGGTGACTCTGCCTTCTTGTACAACCCTAAAATTTCGAAGGAGTGCAAGTTATATGTCTACTTTAATGCTACAAAGAGTGATTATTTGTCTATCGATATACAAAGATTCTTCACTAGTTAAATCCTGATCAAATTCTTTATATGTTTATAGATTTTTATAGATcttattttattcaaaatatCCCACAGTACATTGTACTGTTTCCTGTCAATCCAAGCCTTTTGTCCAATTGTGTAAACCTCTCATTGAATTTCTTAGAGAGAAGCGATGAAGATGTCCTTTCCAACGTTACATGCAATTGATCTAAAGACCTCGAGCATCTCCAATGGCTTTGTCTTTTGGCtttggtcaaatttgaatttgacatatgaTATGGCAAAATTAACATGTTAACATTTTGACTAATTTTAGCTCCAATGGAGATGTcaaatttaaatattattttaatatatataattctattTGTGTTGCTTAACCAATTGCAGAAACGCATCAGCACGGTTGCTTTGTTACATGTTTGGTCTGCAGGTCTGTAAGTGCTGCTGCTGCAATGAGATTGAAATTACATGAGAGTGATTCAGCTCAGAAACATCTTTATCATCTTATCAACAACAACATTCATCAAGTATACAACACAAGAGATACGTAGACCACTCTACAAATAAATCATCTAACTTACTCCAAATATGAAGTTAAACATGGAAAAGGAACGCAACTTAAAGAGACACCAATTATAGAATTTTATGACAACAACAAATCATACTTGCATCAATCCAGAGAATACGAACATGTGGAGCCGAGCTCAATTGGAGGTGGCCAAAATATTTGGGAATCGCCTGGGGAAGATCTCAACTTCTGAATGCTATGGTCCTCTAAGTAGAACATGAAACTCTCTGGTCTAGTTACTTCTCTAAGAGCAAGATTAACATTGTTTTCATCTGAGAAGTAAATGCAATTCCCTCTGCACCCAGCCAATTCTTGGGCCGAAACAGAGAAACAGCAATCCATAGCCAAGAAAAACGCTCGATCACCCAAGCTCTTCACTTCAACCCATCTGCCCAACTCTCCATTCAACAGTTCCAACTTGCAAACCTTAAAATCAACTACCTTGAGTTCACCAGACTGATATCTTTGGTGTCTTCCATGACGCCAACggacaaataaagaaaaatctaACTCAACACCAGCCCCTTCTTGCTTATTTTGTTCTTGATCAAAATACATATCGACCACATAAAGCTCTCCACAAGACTCTACCAAATGCTTCCTCCCACCAAAACCAATCACTTTCGACGAAATCTTCACTATCACTTCTGAAGACACATCAATCGTAAAAACATAACCCAAGCTATCCACCACATATGGCTGACCCTTATAAACAATAACAtcatcaaaaacaaaacctCCATTACTAAACCATGTAAGTTTCTCATCTCCACTTTTAGCAAAACCCAAATTTCCCTTATCAGAGATAACCAGAATAGCACAATCAACAATCTCAGCAGGCATTAAAATCACTTTCTTTAAACCACAAACAGAACTAGAGCCAAGGATGTATCTCAGAAAATACGACTTCCctaatttgatcattttaaacTCCAACAAATTGAAACATTTAGGAGACGACGACTGGCCATTTGTGTACCTGATTCGCCTGGAGGTGATCGGATTCTGAAGAAGCATTATGTCGCACTCTTCGACCTTGACCAACCAACATCCAGACGACGGCGGCGCCAGTGATGACGTGGAGGGGCTCTGTAGGAGGTAGACGGTGTTTTGGGAGAGGAAGGAGGTGGGTCCATCGGAGAATGGGAGAGGGAATTTCGGAGGAAGTGAAGGGTGGAAGCGAGGCACAAGAACGCCATGAATGACAAACGCTGCGGAATTGGAGAGACTGGATGCACAGTTCGAGCTTTTCTCCTATCAGCGGCCAGAGCTCGACTGGAAGATTGGACCAGTCGACGGTGATATCCATTGTTGACGTGGCCTCGTGACTTGGGAGGTATCCATTTGATCCATGTTCTTGATATTCAAGAAGAGAGACGAAATTTGAAGAGAGGAACAGTGTTTCTTTCTCTGAGATTTTGAAGTTCTGGgtgagatgaaggaagaaagacgcgagaaggaaagagagaggccactgagaaacaataaaaaaaataaaagacagaaaGAGAGGaagctgtcaaatttgacagaagaAAGGCTTATGTCAAATCCACGTGGAAAAGACATATCTGTTGGAGAATAGTTTGGGCTGTCAAAAGTAATCGTTGGGCTTCCACATAGCAAATGACCCATCggttggagatggtcttagaTAGGCAATAAAATAGCCTTGGTGTAGATTTTAGATTTACATAGTTAATGTATTCGTACCGCACTTATACAATACGTCAGTGGTGACACAAAAAGCCCAAAATTAAACTCTCAAATGCGCTCTCTAGAGCACAGCACCGCCAAACCCTATTATGAAGGTTTTGGCTTGGAATTGCCGCGGGATTAACAATCTGGCTGCCGTTCAATCGTTGAAACGACTCATTCAACAGCACCGACCCTCGATCATCTTTATTTCTGAAACAAAGGTGGATGACTGGGAATATTTGAACTCGTTAAGGTTACAACTCGGCTTCCTGAATTGCGAAGCGGTTTTCACTGGTCGATCAGGAGGGGTGGCACTTCTCTGGGCTGATGGATTAGATATCTTGTTCCGATCGAAATCGTCGTCTCATGTGGATGTGGAGGTTAGGGCTTTTGATGGATCTGGGATTGCCTGGAGACTGACGGGTCTGTATGGTCAGCCGGTCACCGCGAACCGCCATCTTACTTGGACTCTACTTCAGGATTTGGGGGCTGAATCCTCGCTGCTTTGGGTGGTTATCGGTGATATGAACGAGCTGCTACATGCCTCAGAGAAGGAAGGGGGAGTTGTGCGTAGGGAGGGTCAGATGCAACCGTTTCGGGATGTTTTGAACCATTGTGATCTGGTGGACCTAAGGTTCCATGGAGCTCCGTATACTTGGCGTGGTCCGAACATGAGAAGTAGACTTGATCGAGCGGTGGCAACGTCTTCCTGGTCTGATATATTCCCTACAGCCCGAGTCTCTCATCTCCCACCAATACACGGAGACCATGTACCAATCCTTTTGGCGATCAATAGTGTTGTACCGCAGGTCTGGAGGAAGGGCTTTCGTCGTTTCAGATTTGAAAGTTTCTGGGTCCAGCATCAGGATTGTCAGAATGTGATATCAGAGGGTTGGGTTAAGCAAGTTATGGGCCAACCAATGTATCAGGTCTCAAGGAGAATTATGCATACCAGGATCTCATTGAGTAATTGGCAAAGGAGTGTGTTTGGATGCAGGAGTCGTGAAATTGACCAACTCCGGACACGGCTACAAGTCATCTCTGAATCTCCTTTGACCGAGGTGAACCAAAGTGAGAGTGTGTCTCTGTATTCCAAGTTGGATGGACTACTGGAAGAGGAGAATACTTATTGGAAACAACGGTCCAAGGTTGCTTGGCTAGTTGAAGGTGACCGGAATACTAAGTTTTTTCCACCGTAAAGCTTCTAATCGTAGGGCCAAGAATCGTCTGCTCGGTCTCTATGATCAGGAGGGGGTATGGCAGGACTCTATGGAGGGTATGGAGGGAGTTGTGCTCCAATATTTTTCCAAGATGTTTTCTGCGGGGGCCGTTGCTTATAATCATATGCATGCCACTGTTGAGTTGATCCAACCCCGTGTTACTGCCAGAATGAATGCTGATCTTTGTGCTCCGTATTCGGAGATGGAGATCCGGTCTGCTCTTTTCCAGATGTATCCTACCAAGGCACCCGGACCAGACGGCATGCCCCCTTTGTTCTTTCAGAAATATTGGGATATAGTGGGTACTGATGTAGTGGTTGTGGTTCAGAGTTTCCTAACTTCAGGCCGGCTGTTGGGTGAGATAAATTTTACCCATATATGCCTTATACCTAAGGTGAAAAACCCTGAGTCTGTTGCGGATTTGCGACCAATAGCTCTTTGTAATGTAATTTACAAGATCTGTTCTAAGGTGATAGCTAGCAGGTTGAAGAAAATTTTGGATGCTATCATTTCTCCTTTTCAGAGTGCTTTCATTCCGGGAAGACTGATTACAGACAATACTTTAATTGCAAATAAGGTTTCTCATTATATTCATAATTGCTATTCAAGTGCTGAAGGGGTGTTTTCTTTAAAACTGGATATGAGTAAAGCTTATGATCGGATGGAGTGGAGTTTTTTGGAAGCAGTGTTGTTGAGGTTGGGTTTTGATGAATCCTGGGTTGGGATTATTATGCAGTGTGTTACTACTGTCCGGTATGCTTTTATGATTAATGGTCAGCCTCGAGGCTATCTCTCTTCCTCCAAGGGACTTCGACAGGGGGATCCCCTATCTCCTTATCTGTTTTTGTTATGCACAGAGGTTTTCTCAGCTTTATTGGAACAAAAGGCCTCTGTGGGAGCTCTTGCAGGTTTTAAAATTTGTGATGATGCTCCTGCCATTCACCATTTAttgtttgcagatgatagcTTGCTATTTGGTAAAGCTAATGCGGCCGAATGTGATCACATAAAAGAGGTGTTGATTGACTATGAAATGGCATCTGGTCAGCAGATTAACTTTGCAAAGAGTAGTATTGTGTTTAGTAAGAAAGTTTCTGCTGCTGATAAGGTACTTCTAGCAGATTCCTTGGGTGTGATGATTGAGAGCAAGCATGAAAAATACCTGGGTCTACCTACATATTTGGGCAGGAACAAGACGGAGTCTTTTGCtttcattaaagagaagttGAGTAAGAAACTTGCTGGTTGGCAGGGTAAGCTACTTAGTGGGGCTGGTAAGGATTTATTGATAATGGTGGTAGCACAGACTCTCCCATCTTATTCCATGAGTTGTTTCTTACTGCGACTCTTTGCATCAGATGTGTGCTAGGTTTTGGTGGGGTAGTAAGGATGTTAATCGTAAAATCCATTGGCTGTCTTGGGAGAAACTTTGTTTGCCTAAAGATGAAGGTGGAATGGGTTTTAAAGATTTGCATGCACACAATCTGGCTTTACTTGCTAAGCAAGGCTGGCGTATGATAAAGAATCCAAATTCTCTGGTGAGTCGTTTATATAAGGCCAGATATTTTCCACACTCTTCTTTCTTACAAGCTCCGCGTCCAAGCAGCTCCTCTGCATGCTAGCGTGGGATATTTGGTGCAAAGGAGATTATAGTAAAGGGCTTGCGGTGGCAGATAGGAGATGGATCATCGGTTCGTATTTGGGAGGACCCCTGGATCCCACGGCCTCATCTATTCAGGCCATTAAGATTTAATGTTGCACCTTATAATCATGTCAGCGAGTTAATCCGAAATGGGGTATGGAATAGTGAGTTGGTGACAAAGATTTTTAGTTCGGAGGATGCTAGGCTAATCCTTTCTTTGCCTCTAAGCATCAATAGGGTGGTTGACCGTTATATTTGGCATTATGACTCTAAAGGTCGTTTCACAACCAAGAGTGCGTATCACTTGGCTTTTCATTCGCTACATTCTTCATTGATGGAGGCCTCTAGTTCCTCTGAGTCTTCTAGTTTTTGGAAATGTATCTGGGCAGCCAAGGTGCCTGGCAAGGTCAAAGTGCATATATGGAAGGTATGTCAATCTATCCTACCTACTCTATCGCAGCTTCGTGGTCGGAGGATTCCTTTGTTGGGAGGCTGTTTCTTTTGTAATGCGGAAGACGAGTCCATTTTACATGTTACTTTGGAATGTCCATTTGTTCGGGATTTGATAAATATGGTGCCTTCTTTGCATAACATTCTCACGTCTTTTATCCCAAACTCTATAGTGGATTGGCTGCAGTCATGCTACTCTTCTCTATCTTGTGAagatttttctctccttttggTGCTACTGTGGGCGAtatggaaagaaagaaacaagagGGTATGGAACAATAAGTTCCAGTCTCTCTCTCAGGTTTATTTTCATACTGTGCATCTGTTTCAATCCTTGAAAACGGCTTTGCCGACTAAAGTTCCACGGGTGGGACGCCGTCCTAGGCCATGGAGCCCTCCACCAGCCGGTTGGCTTAAAGCAAACATGGATGGAGCTTTTGATGCAGCAGCTCACAGAGGTGGTTTGGGGGTGGTAATTCGAGACGACGGCGGTCGAATTGTTGCTGGAGCTTGTGCTAGTGTGAGTGTAGTGCTCTTCCCGGCTTTGGTTGAAGCTTTTGCTGGGCGTCTTGCTTGCCAGGTGGTGGAACGATTTGGGTTGGCACCGGTCGTTTTCGAAACTGATTGCCTTCAATTAGTCAATGCTATACAGGCCGAGGGTGAAGATACCTCTGAGTTTGGTAGGTTGGTGGATGATATTGTTCACTCTCTGTCTTCTCTTCAGAAGTAGTTGTTAGGGAAGCTAATGTTTTAGCTCATAAGTTGGCTAGGTGTGCTCTTGGCACAGGTTTATTGCTTTCTTGGTGTGGACCAGTTCCCACAATGTTGGAGGAACTCCTCTATACCTAATGTAATCTTTCTGATTCTTTAATATAGCCTGTCGTTTcgagttcaaaaaaaaaaaaatacatcagTGGTGACCTCTGGTCTGTTGTTTATTTAAAATAATCGATATTGTACATTCATACGTTCAAATCTCACTAATATTATGAAATAGGTAGGGTGAGAAGACAAttgaaaaaaaccctagaagttAGCCCAAGTGGTGAGGGGTTTGAGAATTCTGTTACAATTAGGCGATGTATTCATTCCCCTCcaatgttgaaaaaaaaaaaaattaaaaaaatccagAATTGGTGTAAGAGAACTTGTCTCTCGATCACTCTCTTTTCAGTCTTTTGTGAAGCATCAGTATGAGGCCAACCCGCAGTATAATAGGCTTGATAAAAATCAACAAGATGAGATAACAAAAAACAGACTAATCTGGAAACTCATATATCTTATTCCAAACTTGGAACATTGATGTTCTGATGAACAACGTTCTGCTTGTTACAAAAATGGGGCAGATGACAGAAACTTTTTACAGGATGATAAAAGGATAAGAGTGGGTAAATAAGAAAAAATGTACAACCCCACCCAATGATCCATCTTAGGCCTCTTTTGTTCTAAAACTATCCTGATGTGAATCAACAtggtaaatgtaaaagtaaaattaatGAGGGGTGACAGCAAACACTCACCACCAAATTAGTCTGTAGAATGGCTTGCCTTTCCTAATTTTCGTGATCACCGAAAGCCAAGTTGAATATCTGACTGTAGTCATCTACAAAGTGAACATCCAGGCCTTCCTTTACATTGGGGGTAAGCTCCTCATAATCCCTCTTGTTAGCTGAAGGGAATATGATGGTCTTCACTCCGCCCCTCCTCGCTGCTATTGTTTTCTCCTTTACCTAAATTGTTTGCAATTATGAAATTTAAGATCCACCAAAATGTGCTCAAAAGAAAAGACATGAATATATACAGAAATCTAAGGGGTATAGTTATAGAAATCGATGGGGACTTAAGAGTGACACTAACTTGTTTTTACATCACTTCATGGAACTGAAATCTTCATTATAAGGAACCAGGAGTGTATCATAAAGAATCACATTAAACATACCataatttccaaaaaaaaaaaaaaaaaacccgtaTGACTTGAATCATAATATAATATAAAACAAAttcattatatgtgtgtgtgtgtacagagagagagagagagagagagagagagagagagagaggtttagCATACCCCGCCAATTGGAAGGATCCTCCCGGTTAGTGTTACTTCCCCAGTCATTGCTAAATCCTTGTTGACAGGCTTCTTCATGGCAAGGGAGAGCATGGATGTTATCATAGTACAACCAGCACTGGGCCCATCCTTAGGTATAGCCCCTGCAGGAATATGGAGATGAAGCTTGGAATCGGCAAAGAAAGTGTTATCTGGCTCTTTATCAAGCAATATCGATCTGGCAACAGTGTGAGCAATATGGGCACTTTCTCTCATGACATCCCCAAGTTGGCCTGTGACTTGAAGTGCTCCTTTCCCGTGAGCTTCCTCAACCTGAGTGGTCTCTATATACAAGGGGCAACCACCCATGGCAGTCCAAGCAAGACCCATaacaactccaactggagtctgTTCGTAGATGTGTTCAGCATGGAAAACAGGTTTCCCAACAAAATCAGGTAAGTTTGATGAGTCAACCAACACTTTCTCAACTGTTTTTGTTGCTTCACTTTGGGAACTATTTCCTGTATCTCTTCGAACCTGTAAAAATGAATACAATCATCAAATCCTTCAGTTGGTGAAAAGAAAATTCAGACAATAGAAACACATGGCTTAAAAACGTTGAATTGAAAGTAACTACAAGAAAAAATTCAACAAGCCTTATAAACAACTAGGCTATGTGGAATTGTTGCACCTTCTTGGTaactatttctttttctctcataaaaaataaaaaataaataaataaagttttttttttttttccaaacagCCGTGTTAGCAAATTTCATAACAATATTCTTTCATTTACATATGCAAAATGATATGACTATCTTTTTAAATCCTGTAGCATGGAGGTCCATAAAATTGCAGCACAGAGTAAACAATTCTTTGCTAAATACCAACTACTTCTGAAATTTTCCTCTGTTTCTTACTTTCTTTTAAAGATAGAATTGCTGTAACTGCATTCAAGTTGCAAAGTAATTCATACCTAGTAACTTTAAATATCATTAGACTCCTGTTTTGGTgtagaaaagaaggaaagaagaaaaaatttattAGATACCTTTGAACCAACAACATGTTCGTCACTATCTGCAACTTCAACAACTGCAGGTTCATCTGAGAGAGACTGTATTGGATCACCAACTGCCGGTTCATTTGCTGTTCCTTGTCTAACAAGTTGCAGAGCTATCtgcaaagcaaaaaaaaagatacattAAAGCATATCATTGTTCTAAGCAACTCATTCATTATCGTATCATTGGCCAAAGGAACCGGATACATATAATAGTCACAGAAGATTATGAGCTTGTTCCGGATTTATGACTTCATAGTGAAATCATATATCATGGACCTAAAGCACCTATCTCCCTGAAGGCCTTGACCTAAAAGAGAACTACAggcataagttttttttttttgtcatgatgaaatttcaattttataacGATCATACTACTCTGATATTTTTCCCAAACCTTGCGGTAGATCCTTTCTATGTGCTGCTGGAGATTCCTAACACCTGCTTCCCGGCAATAATTTTCAATGAGTGCAAGAAGAGCTGCATCGGTCACCTCAACCTGAAATATGTCAATTACCATATACATAAAAACTACTGCATATATTAAACAAATTAGATACAAAATGACATATATTAGTACCTGTTCAGGTTCAATGCCACATGCTTCACGTGTGGTCTTCTCCAAATACTCTCTAGCAATGTGGATTTTCTCATCAGTAATGTACCCAGCGATGGAAACGACCTCCATTCTATCCAACAGAGGAGTTGGAATCATGTGCACAACATTTGCTGTACAAACAAACAGAACCTACAATAAAATTTCCACGCATGATTTATCAAGCTATTGAACAAAGATTAGCTAAACGgagggaagaagaaagaagccaTCCTTGATCTTTGTTAAGAGTCATCTGTTGCAGAACTTACATGGACATTTTGCAATCATCAGCACAATATTGAATATGTTAGGAGACTAGGAGACTACATCTTTCCTAATGTTCCTAGTACATACACAAATCTCTCATGAGGAAATTATGTTCCAGTTGCTAGTCAGTTCCTCTATTTACAACTTTAATACATACATCTCTCAGTATGTAGGTTAAAAGAAGTGGACATCTAGGCACCCCCTTTCCTTTACAATGAAGTTTTAAAATAACGGTGATACCCATGCACCAGATGGTTTGGAGATCACAAGTAAATTACCAGAAAACTTGCAATTTTCTATGGAAAAAGTACTTGGCATTTGCTTACCTTAGATAGGTCAATTGGAACATCAAGATAATGGTCTAGAAAATTAGCATTTTGCTCTGGATCTAGAAGCTCCAACAATGCACTTGCCGGATGACCAGCATGCCCCCTTCCCAACTGACACAAAATGAGGCCAATTTCAAGATTGAAATCATCAATCATTAATGAAACTTGAAACACACTCATTACTTTTGCTAATAAGCATTTTATAAATTCCGGACTACAAACAGACCAAAAATCTGATGCAAGAAATCCAACTATTTATTACCTTGTCAATCTCATCGATCAGAACCAGAGGGTTAGCTGTTCCCACAGTTTTAAGGCATTGTACCATCTTTCCTGGCATGGCACCAACATAGGTTCGACGATGCCCCTAAATGTAATGTTAAGGTTAATTTTATACTATTTAGCTGCATGTTGCAGTAATCAAGATTCTAGTTTATAGAGGTTCCCGTACCTTAATTTCAGCTGCATCAGTTAACCCTCCTACAGAAAATCGAAAGAAATTACGGTTCAAGGCATGTGCAATTGAACGACCAATGCTGGTTTT
This portion of the Rosa chinensis cultivar Old Blush chromosome 1, RchiOBHm-V2, whole genome shotgun sequence genome encodes:
- the LOC112201619 gene encoding uncharacterized protein LOC112201619, yielding MKVLAWNCRGINNLAAVQSLKRLIQQHRPSIIFISETKVDDWEYLNSLRLQLGFLNCEAVFTGRSGGVALLWADGLDILFRSKSSSHVDVEVRAFDGSGIAWRLTGLYGQPVTANRHLTWTLLQDLGAESSLLWVVIGDMNELLHASEKEGGVVRREGQMQPFRDVLNHCDLVDLRFHGAPYTWRGPNMRSRLDRAVATSSWSDIFPTARVSHLPPIHGDHVPILLAINSVVPQVWRKGFRRFRFESFWVQHQDCQNVISEGWVKQVMGQPMYQVSRRIMHTRISLSNWQRSVFGCRSREIDQLRTRLQVISESPLTEVNQSESVSLYSKLDGLLEEENTYWKQRSKVAWLVEGDRNTKFFPP
- the LOC112201610 gene encoding F-box protein SKIP23, encoding MDITVDWSNLPVELWPLIGEKLELCIQSLQFRSVCHSWRSCASLPPFTSSEIPSPILRWTHLLPLPKHRLPPTEPLHVITGAAVVWMLVGQGRRVRHNASSESDHLQANQGQPYVVDSLGYVFTIDVSSEVIVKISSKVIGFGGRKHLVESCGELYVVDMYFDQEQNKQEGAGVELDFSLFVRWRHGRHQRYQSGELKVVDFKVCKLELLNGELGRWVEVKSLGDRAFFLAMDCCFSVSAQELAGCRGNCIYFSDENNVNLALREVTRPESFMFYLEDHSIQKLRSSPGDSQIFWPPPIELGSTCSYSLD
- the LOC112181757 gene encoding lon protease homolog 1, mitochondrial — encoded protein: MLKLLSPSSPAASPFLRALGSITGFTRRNPNLGRRAFFCSDAKNGDGVVEIEFKGLGNESEAKSKSSSSSAIIPTNLNPEDYVKVLALPLPHRPLFPGFYMPIYVKDPKLLAALQESRNRQVPYAGAFLVKDEPGTDPCSEMENNIPDLKGKELFDRLHEVGTLAQISSIQGDQVVLIGHRRLHITEMVDEDPVTVKVDHLKEKPYDKDDDVIKATSYEVISTLRDVLETSVLWRDHAQTYTQHISDFDFTRIADFGAAISGANKLQCQKVLEELDVHERLKLTLELVKKEIEISKIQASLMKKMEEKMLSEQRRKLLNEQLKAIKKELGLEADDRTALCEKFRERLEPNREKCPPNVLQVIEEELSKMQLLDASSSEFNITRNYLDWLISLPWGNYSDENFDVLRAQKVLDEDHYGLTEVKERILEFIAVGKLRGMSEGKIICLAGPPGVGKTSIGRSIAHALNRNFFRFSVGGLTDAAEIKGHRRTYVGAMPGKMVQCLKTVGTANPLVLIDEIDKLGRGHAGHPASALLELLDPEQNANFLDHYLDVPIDLSKVLFVCTANVVHMIPTPLLDRMEVVSIAGYITDEKIHIAREYLEKTTREACGIEPEQVEVTDAALLALIENYCREAGVRNLQQHIERIYRKIALQLVRQGTANEPAVGDPIQSLSDEPAVVEVADSDEHVVGSKVRRDTGNSSQSEATKTVEKVLVDSSNLPDFVGKPVFHAEHIYEQTPVGVVMGLAWTAMGGCPLYIETTQVEEAHGKGALQVTGQLGDVMRESAHIAHTVARSILLDKEPDNTFFADSKLHLHIPAGAIPKDGPSAGCTMITSMLSLAMKKPVNKDLAMTGEVTLTGRILPIGGVKEKTIAARRGGVKTIIFPSANKRDYEELTPNVKEGLDVHFVDDYSQIFNLAFGDHEN